One genomic window of Bacteroidota bacterium includes the following:
- a CDS encoding amidohydrolase: MQNLKIALVQVDLAWEDKEANLTKFERLINQDIPSGIDLIVLPEMFTTAFSMKPEALAESMDGQSVNWLKEQATKKNAVIVGSLIIEENGQYFNRLFWIRPDQTFETYDKRHLFTMAGEHNHYTAGNKKLIVDFKGWKFCPQICFDLRFPAWNRNNEDFDCFLLVANWPEIRIMHWTPLHIARAIENQCYVVAVNRIGDDASGKAHNGMSLAINPMGEMLTSSENKEEVLILDLNYEELRKVREKMPFLQDRDSYKIV; encoded by the coding sequence ATGCAAAATTTAAAAATTGCTTTGGTGCAGGTCGATTTGGCCTGGGAAGATAAAGAAGCAAATCTTACAAAATTTGAACGCCTCATTAATCAGGATATTCCTTCAGGAATTGATTTGATTGTATTGCCTGAAATGTTTACAACAGCCTTTAGTATGAAACCGGAGGCTTTGGCAGAATCCATGGATGGACAAAGTGTCAATTGGCTTAAGGAGCAAGCAACAAAAAAGAATGCTGTTATAGTAGGTAGCTTAATCATTGAGGAGAATGGTCAGTATTTCAATCGTTTATTTTGGATACGCCCAGACCAGACTTTTGAAACTTATGACAAGCGACATTTGTTTACCATGGCTGGTGAGCATAATCATTATACAGCAGGGAACAAAAAACTGATTGTTGATTTTAAAGGCTGGAAATTCTGCCCACAAATATGTTTTGATTTACGTTTTCCTGCATGGAATAGAAACAATGAAGACTTCGATTGTTTCTTATTAGTAGCTAACTGGCCCGAAATACGCATCATGCATTGGACTCCACTTCACATAGCACGAGCAATCGAAAACCAATGTTATGTAGTTGCTGTAAATCGTATTGGGGACGATGCCTCTGGAAAAGCACACAATGGTATGAGTTTGGCCATTAATCCCATGGGCGAAATGCTTACAAGCTCAGAAAACAAAGAAGAAGTATTAATCCTCGATCTCAATTATGAGGAGCTTAGAAAAGTACGCGAAAAAATGCCTTTTTTGCAGGATAGGGATAGCTACAAAATTGTCTAG